A part of Microthrixaceae bacterium genomic DNA contains:
- a CDS encoding NAD(P)-dependent oxidoreductase: MTTGQPPVGFIGLGQIGGPMARRLSDWPGGLTVYDVVPEATERFARKGATVASSPAALAEHALVISVMVRDDAQVHDVMCGPDGILSTARAGTVVVIHSTVEADTPARLAEIATAQRVHVVDAPVSGGAIGAHDGTLALMVGGSDEAVALARGPLERLGTLVAHLGPVGAGTRAKLARNLITFASFAAVGEASRLAEAAGVDLALLGEVVRHSDRITGGPGSVMLRPTAAPLSPDDGLHDIFVHTCGLGEKDLGLAIDLGESLGLDMAVAHLAVERLASALGIEHPPSVSDRDPDPEVDR, encoded by the coding sequence ATGACCACCGGACAGCCGCCGGTCGGATTCATCGGGCTGGGCCAGATCGGCGGCCCGATGGCCCGTCGGCTGAGCGACTGGCCGGGCGGACTCACCGTGTACGACGTGGTGCCCGAGGCAACCGAGCGATTCGCCCGCAAGGGTGCCACCGTCGCCTCCAGTCCCGCCGCCCTCGCTGAGCACGCCCTGGTCATATCGGTGATGGTCAGAGACGACGCCCAGGTACATGACGTCATGTGCGGACCCGACGGCATATTGTCCACGGCAAGAGCGGGCACCGTCGTCGTCATCCACTCCACCGTGGAAGCCGACACCCCGGCCCGTCTGGCCGAGATCGCGACGGCCCAGCGGGTCCACGTAGTCGACGCTCCCGTCAGCGGAGGAGCCATCGGGGCCCACGACGGCACCCTGGCGCTGATGGTGGGGGGAAGCGACGAAGCCGTGGCCCTGGCCCGCGGTCCGTTGGAGCGCCTCGGCACCCTCGTCGCCCACCTCGGTCCGGTCGGGGCCGGGACCCGGGCCAAGCTGGCCCGCAACCTGATCACCTTCGCCTCCTTCGCCGCCGTGGGCGAAGCCTCCCGGCTGGCCGAGGCCGCTGGGGTCGACCTGGCCTTGCTGGGCGAGGTGGTACGACACTCCGACCGGATCACGGGCGGCCCCGGGTCGGTCATGTTGCGCCCCACCGCCGCTCCCCTCTCCCCCGACGACGGGCTACACGACATCTTCGTGCACACGTGTGGTCTGGGTGAGAAGGATCTAGGCCTGGCCATCGACCTGGGTGAGAGCCTGGGCTTGGACATGGCCGTCGCCCATCTGGCCGTCGAGCGCCTGGCCAGCGCGCTCGGTATAGAACACCCGCCCTCTGTCTCCGACCGAGATCCGGACCCCGAGGTAGACCGATGA
- a CDS encoding SDR family oxidoreductase gives MNRFDGKVAIVTGAAGGIGEAYARALAAEGASVVVADLDEDKGRATAADITAAGGGTAEFVKVDVGDEASTLALASATVDRFGGIDLLVNNAAIYGTMQFDLLISVDWDYYQQFMGVNMNGALLCTRACYPHMAQRGGGAIVNQSSTAAWLYSGFYGLAKVGVNGLTQQLAHELGGQGIRVNAIAPGPTDTEATRNQVGEGMIKSLVKDLAIKRPGTPGDMVGACLFLLSDDAAWVTGQILAVDGGQIFRS, from the coding sequence ATGAACAGGTTCGACGGGAAGGTGGCGATCGTCACCGGTGCCGCCGGAGGAATCGGTGAGGCCTACGCCCGAGCGCTGGCCGCCGAGGGAGCATCGGTGGTGGTCGCCGACCTCGACGAGGACAAGGGCCGAGCCACCGCCGCCGACATCACTGCGGCCGGTGGTGGAACCGCCGAGTTCGTGAAGGTCGACGTCGGCGACGAGGCGTCCACCCTGGCCCTGGCCTCGGCCACCGTCGACCGGTTCGGCGGCATCGACTTGTTGGTCAACAACGCCGCCATCTACGGCACCATGCAGTTCGACCTGCTCATCAGCGTGGACTGGGACTACTACCAGCAGTTCATGGGCGTGAACATGAACGGTGCTCTGCTGTGCACCCGCGCCTGTTATCCCCACATGGCCCAGCGAGGAGGCGGTGCCATCGTCAACCAGTCCTCCACCGCGGCCTGGCTCTACTCGGGGTTCTACGGGCTGGCCAAGGTCGGTGTGAACGGCCTCACCCAACAACTCGCCCACGAACTGGGCGGTCAGGGGATCCGGGTGAACGCCATCGCCCCCGGCCCGACCGACACCGAGGCCACCCGGAACCAGGTCGGTGAGGGCATGATCAAGAGCCTGGTCAAGGACCTGGCCATCAAACGCCCCGGCACCCCCGGCGACATGGTGGGGGCCTGCCTGTTCTTGCTGTCAGACGACGCCGCTTGGGTCACCGGCCAGATCCTGGCCGTGGACGGCGGCCAGATCTTCCGCTCATGA